The genomic window GTCTTGAAACATAAACTCCGGCGGGATGACTCATTTCTTCCTTATTAAAAAATTCTCCTGGCAGATCCTTTCTCGTTATCTGATTGTCTTCGGAAATTACCACCATTCTTTCTATCACATTTTCCAGTTCCCTCACATTGCCCGGCCAGGAATACCTTATAAAGGTTTCCACCACTTCATTGGTTAACTGTTTTGAGCGGCCATATTTTTCATTGTATATACTTAAGAAATGATGGGCAAGTATGGGTATATCCTCGGGCCTCTCCCTCAATGAAGGGATGGTAATGGGAACCACATTCAACCTGTAATAAAGGTCCTGCCTGAATTTTCCATCCTTAACCAGTTCTTTTAAATCTTTATTGGATGCCGCAATTATCCTTACATCCACATTTATGGTTTTTATTCCGCCCACCCGGATGAATTCCCTTTCCTGCAGCACTCTCAACAGTTTTACCTGCAGCGAAAAGGGCAGTTCGCTGATTTCATCCAGCAGCAGCGTCCCTTTATCAGCGATTTCAATAAGGCCAGGTTTGCCTTCGCTTCTTGCTCCCGTGAAGGCTCCTTTTTCATAGCCGAAAAGTTCGGCTTCCAGCAAGTTCTCAGGGATTGCGCCGCAGTTGATTTTGATGAAGGGGCCCGAACTCCTGTCACTTATATTGTGAATGTACTTTGCAAGAACTTCTTTTCCTACACCCGTTTCTCCGTATATTAAGACGGTAGACTCTACATTTGCAACCTTATTCACCATTTCCAGAAGTTTTTCCATGGCTTTGCTTCTATATATGACTTCGGAATTTTTAAGGTGGGCTATCCTGAGGGAAGATAATTCCCATTCATACCTCTGTAGAAGAGCCTTTGTCAGTTTTAGTTCGGCTTTCAGCTTTTCCTCATCGGTGATATCCTTGGATATGCTCACTACCCTCTTGATGTTACCCTGGTCATCGAAAACCGGGGTAGCAGTAACCAGTAATTTCCGGCCGGTCTTGGTTTTTTGA from Biomaibacter acetigenes includes these protein-coding regions:
- a CDS encoding sigma-54 interaction domain-containing protein; translation: MREIAAKLTNKNVLMVKEREFDSNTDKIYNGDFEYIVILDNNNLPAKLFSVRKDMDIKNPLVLPFEVLNEEDYIDFEKYDGETFVAVNKDNIISGVITYKEIISYILKALKSLGNELDLVKTDLEAFMACSDDLACITDGSGSKVRISSSCEKLYGVKPESLIGKNVKDLEKSGMYLPSATRMVIEEKKPVTVTQKTKTGRKLLVTATPVFDDQGNIKRVVSISKDITDEEKLKAELKLTKALLQRYEWELSSLRIAHLKNSEVIYRSKAMEKLLEMVNKVANVESTVLIYGETGVGKEVLAKYIHNISDRSSGPFIKINCGAIPENLLEAELFGYEKGAFTGARSEGKPGLIEIADKGTLLLDEISELPFSLQVKLLRVLQEREFIRVGGIKTINVDVRIIAASNKDLKELVKDGKFRQDLYYRLNVVPITIPSLRERPEDIPILAHHFLSIYNEKYGRSKQLTNEVVETFIRYSWPGNVRELENVIERMVVISEDNQITRKDLPGEFFNKEEMSHPAGVYVSRLMPLKEASALVEYQLIKQAIEEGGSTYKAAEMLGVDQSTIIRKLKRYEAML